Proteins encoded together in one Ictidomys tridecemlineatus isolate mIctTri1 chromosome 3, mIctTri1.hap1, whole genome shotgun sequence window:
- the LOC101964937 gene encoding olfactory receptor 5K3: MTKNNHSLMIEFILMGFIDQPDFKTLLFVVFSAIYLVTMVGNLGLVALIYMERRLHTPMYIFLGNLALMDSCCSSAITPKMLENFFSEYSRISLYECMAQFYFLCLAETTDCFLLAAMAYDRYVAICSPLQYHSLMSKKLCIQMTTGAYIAGNLHPMVHVGLLFRLVFCGSHRINHFFCDVLPLYRLSCVDPYINELMILILSGSVQVFTITVVLISYFYILFTIFTMKSKEGRGKALSTCASHFLSVSIFYGSLLFMYIRPNSFKEGNNDMPVAIFYTLVIPLLNPFIYSLRNREVMNVIKRIVMKR; the protein is encoded by the coding sequence TTCATTCTCATGGGGTTTATAGATCAACCAGACTTTAAGACACTTCTGTTTGTGGTGTTCTCTGCCATCTATCTGGTCACCATGGTGGGGAATCTAGGGTTGGTGGCCTTGATTTACATGGAGCGCCGTCTTCACACACCAATGTACATCTTCCTGGGCAACCTTGCTCTCATGGATTCCTGCTGTTCGTCTGCCATCACTCCCAAGATGCTAGAGAACTTCTTTTCTGAGTACAGTAGGATTTCCCTCTATGAATGCATGGCACAattctattttctctgtcttGCTGAGACTACAGACTGCTTTCTTCTGGCAgcaatggcctatgaccgctatgtggccatatGCAGCCCTCTGCAGTACCACTCTCTGATGTCAAAGAAACTCTGCATTCAGATGACCACAGGAGCCTACATAGCTGGAAACCTGCATCCCATGGTTCATGTAGGTCTTCTATTTAGGTTAGTTTTCTGTGGGTCTCATCGAATCAATCACTTTTTTTGTGATGTCCTTCCATTATACAGACTCTCCTGTGTTGACCCTTATATCAATGAACTGATGATACTTATCTTGTCAGGCTCTGTTCAGGTCTTTACTATCACTGTAGTATTAATCTCTTATTTCTATATTCTCTTCACTATATTCACAATGAAATCCAAAGAAGGAAGAGGCAAAGCTCTATCTACTTGTGCATCCCACTTTCTCTCTGTGTCAATATTCTATGGTTCTCTGCTCTTCATGTATATTCGGCCAAATTCATTTAAAGAAGGCAATAATGATATGCCTGTTGCTATTTTTTATACTCTAGTCATTCCTTTATTAAACCCTTTCATTTATAGTCTAAGAAATAGGGAAGTAATGAATGTTATTAAAAGAATTGTGATGAAGAGATAA